In Anoplopoma fimbria isolate UVic2021 breed Golden Eagle Sablefish chromosome 15, Afim_UVic_2022, whole genome shotgun sequence, the genomic window CACAACAAGGACAGTCTCTTTTATTTGCTATTTAATCACACCAGCTCGTGATATTATACATTTCAGTTGTGTAACTGACTGGATCGTCACATTCTGCTGGACCAGTGTGCATTAGTAGCTGTTAGTTTCAGGAAACCAAAGCCAAACAACACtcattaagatgttttttttttcagctctaTCAATGTGAAATTAAATGGAAGCATTCAAAGCTCCTAAGTAGGAGGGTGCCCCAGTTTTGACTTCATAGGATTATGTAAGCCCACTGTTTACAATGACAGAGAACAGCCAATAGGAGTCAAAATACCCATGGCATCCAAAAATGTGCAGCTTAGACAGCATTAACTCCTGCTGACTGCGACTGACATGTCTGACTTATCTAATCACAGAGTGATGCAAGGAGCCAAATTCACTCACGAtgtagagtgttttttttacacatctgCATTTCCATAAATTGAGAGAGTAATGTTTACACATTTAGACAGTGTGGCTTTTGAGTTTCAGTCGTCATGCATTGTCATAAACCTGAATCAATGCATCCtcactctgcttttttttctcttaccaCCAGGGGGAAGTAGACCTCAGGGAAGTACAACACCTCACCCATCACCCACCCCAGCACGGACACACACTCAGCAGTGGAAACATCCCATCTCTCTCAGCGATCCTGTTTACTTTCCCAGCCTTGTCAACAAAACAGTGCCGAAGCAGAACGTGCAGGTAGCGTCCAggaggtaaacaaacacaagtacTGCGTTAGTGACTTGATtaaaaatatgcggtcaataaTTTTCAGCCTTTAAATTCATCGGTTTTTATCCCTAGCTATAATGAGGaaggttttaaaacacaaatgcacatgcCATAGCTGTTTAATTCAGGCATGAAGACACATCAGAATATGCAACGCTACCTGTTCCACAGCACTATTTCTGGAAAGCCAATACCCGAAGTAGCAGCTTTTAAGCCAAGGTGAAACCACTGCAACAATGCAAAGATTACAGACATGTTTTGGTGAAATTCTATTACTTGTAACCTTAAGGGAAACACCTCATTCTGGGCAAAAGAGAAAATCAAGATTTTTAAGACTGACCTTTTTGTTTATCAAAGCCCTGCAGGAAGTTTGAGGCAGCAGGCTTTCCGAGGTCTCCTTTGCCCTCATTGGTGTACTTGTGCATGTCGTCCTGGTGGGGCTTCTCCGATCGCACCTCTGGGGGCACGGCAGCAGTGGGTGGCTTGGGCTTGCTGGGGCGATCCTCCTCTGTTTTCACTGGGGTCTTGATCTTTTCTGTGATCCCGGGCTGGGCTGGCGCCACCTCCGCCGTACTGCTAGGGGGGACGGCACTGGGAACCAGGGGAGAGGGAGGCCTGACTGCCTGTTTGGGGCCACATAAGACCTGCTCTCTCTTTGGGCTCTCTTCAGACGCAGACTCAATGAAGAGATCACTGTCgagctctgcctctctctcctctctcagaaTGCTGTAGGCTGTGGGTGGAGCGTGGTTGCCTGCTAGGCCGAAACCTCCCTTGGCGACTGGGGGATTGTCAAAGGGGTTGTTAGGCTGGCTGAAAGTGCCCTTGCTTTTATTCGGTTGGACAAATGGGTTGCTAGTGGACTTTGGAGGCTCCTCAGACACTAGCTCAATCTCTGAGTCTCCAGACTCTGCGCTGCTGCCATCATGCTCCCTGCTGCCGGGCTTTGTGCTTGGACTGCTTTTGGAAGCTGCAGGCTTCACTGCGTCAGCCTTGAACATGTCATTGGAAGGGAATTCTTTTTCTGTTCACATAGAAATGCAGAGAGGGCATTAAAGTCTTCATTCACATTACAAATTCAGACATAGAGTATGAGAACATACAACTTAAAGACAATctatgtaacttttaaaagaagaaataaaagtctTCCTCTGACAAATCAAAAGTTTGCTTTCTGAATTCAACTTTCCTGTTGCAAccttacttgttttttttggagtcaACGTCATCTGCATGAAATATAGCTGCAGTGATGTAGTTTCTTgatttgtcaagtatttaatttaatttaaatttattttatccatAAATAGTTTCTTAATTGATTTTCCAGATAATCATCAATACTCAAATATACTGATATTGCAATATGAAATTATTTATACCATGATGGAAGATATTATCTACAGCCCCAACTTCTATATCTGACTAAGTgtgacagttgtgtgtgtgtgtgtgtgtgtgtgtgtgtgtgtgtgtgtgtgtgttgtgtgtgtgtgtgtgtgtgtgtgtgtgtgtgtgcggtgctTACGTGTTGGTGAAGCGTTGGGAGTGGAGGCAGGGCTGTCATCCTCTGGCTCTGAGAGCGTCACAGTGGGAACCCCCTGCAAGCCCACACTGAGGACGTTTTCACGCTCAGACACACTGACTGGAGGGGCTTGTGGCTGCAGCTCAGTCTTGGCAGTTTGAGGATGGGACTCGGTCAAAGTGATCTTCACCGGGCTGGCCGTCTGTGGGGTGCCCCCCAGGTTTCGGTAGGAGCGGTAGTCTGACAGCTCTTCATCAGATGGCTCCTCCACGTAGGGGAAAGAGTGGGAGCCCAGTGCTGAACCAAggttttcctcttcctcctcatctcttccGTGGTTTTTATCCATGTAGCTGCCCAATGAGTCGTGACCAGTTGAGCCTGTGTCCACCAGGCTGTGCTGGTCGTGATGCTCATCCCCGTGGCTGATGTCCATGTAGTTGTAGGATTCTGTCTTATCTGAGCCAAACAGAGATTTGGGCATGTCATCAGCCAGGCTGGAAGTCATCTTGGTGCTGGAGCTGAAGCTGTAGGTGTCGCTTGAGAATTGGTCCAGGGCAGAGGAGCCAGAGGAGGGCTTAGACGGTTTCAGGTCATCCGACAGGTAGGAGTCTTCTCGACCCGATGTGAAGCTCTGATTCGACATCAGGGAAGTGTagacatcaccatcatcattcaTAGGCTTCCTAAACAGGCCAGACATGGGGTCATCTACAGAGattgacagaaagagagagaactgaAACTCAGTGTGGTCACACACTGATAAGGAAGAATGACAGCAATCTCTGTGTCACACTCTCAAATCAAATCATCCTGTGCCCGAGCtgtttgattaatgaaaacatacagtTAAACAATACTATGCTTCAGCTGGTGCTGCTGCCAGGGAGAAGGGAGGTGGCACTGTGAGGGCAGCACAGTCAGACTGGGTGCTCGGCTGTGAAGATCAGTGAGGCAGCAGTAACAGAGGGTACTTGTACCCAGCGCGGGACAAAGGCGGATTGTTCAGAACCCAAAAAACCACAGTGCCACAAGCAGAGTCTGTTCTAAATCATGCAAGCAAAGGGCTTTCTCTAGTCGCATCTCTGCTCTGTAATCACCATAATCCTGTATCTCCCCTGACAAATAgtgacatgaaaacaaacacacacataaaatatgaacaatacACTGTATGTGCAAGCTACCCTctccagaaaatgaaaaaaggctaaAGCTAAACTACACTAGAGCAAAACTCTTCCatgataaatgtataaaataaatatttcaaatacagCATGCATCTCTGTGGTATTCAACACAcatgaaaaatttaaattattctaGTTAAAATTATACAATTGTAGTGCTTATGGTCTACAAATCTAGAATGCACAACCAACAGATGTTAGCTGTGGATTTGTGTGTGCTCTGCTGTAAAATATCACTCAACATTTCACTGAATAATTTGTTACAGTGCTGCAGCGAAACATTAAGGATGCTCATATTACATATGACTTGcaaaacaggaagagacagaCTTGATGGGGATGTTATTTCAAATGATCAGGTCAGAAGTCAAGGTCAAGTCAAGTATTCAGACTTGTTGACGTTGTCTTTAAATCATCCAACTCcaccaacagacacacactgtctgatgttcatacacaaatacatgagAATACACACAATACGCCACACTGTACACCACCACACATCTGAAAGTAATATTTTTAATGTGCTATGTACAAGTCAGAGTTTATACTTCCACATACTGagcacctcctcctgctctctagCCCTGCTTCTCCCAGGGCAGCGGTGATGCTATAAATAGCCTGGGTCCAGCTGCTGGGCTGGACGAGGGGGGAAGATTTAAAATAGCAGCCTTAGGGTTAGCTCTGGAGGAtgcagactgactgacagacgACCCAACAGGTCAGGACGTCCCGTCTCTCCCTTCGCTTCCTCTAAAAAGCCCTACCACCCTTCCTTTCTGCTGTCCTTCCTACTCCTGCTCCCTCATCGTCATTAACAATACATCATACCGCAGTACAATGGCACAAACACTATCACACACCCATGCTGGGACGTAGGGGGAGGGCTGACGTGACATGGAGGAAAAGCAAAGCAGGCCAATGCTCTTGAGCTGCAGATTATTTCCATCTAATAGACTCAAATGTCTTGTAGCTCAAGCCATATGCAGCATTGATGGACACAGCCGTTGAGCCAAGTTCAGTTCATGACATGAATGCCCTTGATGTACTGCTAAAGCCAACCGATGTATAATCCTCTTAGTGTACTACCATCGTATATGTCCCATCAGCCATCACCCCGGCAACACCATCATAATCTTACACTCACTGATATACTGTACAAAAACCTACTGTGCAGATGTGGGAAGCACTCGGGGCCACTACAAACTGTGATGAGAGGTGATCTCAGGAGCTGTGAACTGCCAGTAATCCTGTTGACTGTAGGcaacacactccctctctctctattatCGCATTCTACATACCAACAGATAAACTCACCAGCAGTTGCATAAGGCATCTGCAACAATAAAGAAGCTGGTGCTACTCTTTAACTGCCAGGGGGGGCAGCCATGCTGGGCAGCGACAAAGCTAGTGTTTTGCGATTGAGGGCATTTTCGAATCTGTTGATATGGCATAGCACCCAGACAGTGGGAACACAAGGCTGAAACAAATGCTTTGCTGCACTCAGATGGGATTGGATGTGACAACAGAGGAATTCTCAGCTCACTCTGTAGCCACACAACATAATCATGTCACTGAAGGGATGGtgcagttaaataaataagtccTGGTGGATGTGCTGTGAAGGGGCAGTCCTTTTGTTGTCCTCTGTGCAGCCAGTGCAGCCCTGAAACTAATGCAGCCTGACAATCTGTGCTACGCCGAGGCATGGGCTCCTAATTATCAGGctgcagacaaaaacatgtgAGCACAGACGATATTAAAAGAGCCAGAGTTGCAAAATGAATGTATTACCACTTTGAAATTAAAGGTTTACTGAGCTGCATGTGGGACTCTGTCTGCAGCCGGCTTTATTTCCTTAAAGACACTTACTGATCCACTGCAGTTATTCAAtatggtttaaaataaacaaactaatgtGATAACAGAAAGGGATTTTACAATCGATGAAAAATGTTTGCGCAAACAGCTGTGTTTGCAAGTCTCGAGAACATCGTGCTCTCTCATTCTTGCAGCCAGGAGTCCAGTCCAGAAACTATCTCTGTAAATTGGTGTTGTCAAAGTAAACAGCAGCGTTGATCTCATCTTTTAAACATCTGTTAATCTACTGTAGTGTACCGATTCCATTACTCTGTCCGTGACCCCCTTGGCTGTGGTGTTAGCTTTCAGGAGCTCTCTTTCAATCCATGACCTTGTGGAAAGTAATCCATCAAGACGCTTTCTTACTGTGCTCTTCTTTCAAAGCCGTCTGTGCCTTTGAGATTGAATAATACACTGCAGCTTTATTATTTAAGGTATGCATTGTCCCTTATACTGGGAACCGCACAATACTTTCTTCCTaaagttaaaaacagaaaatgactttGAAAACATGTATTGTGCACAAAGACTGGTTTAGCTGTGCACAattcatgaaacatttaaattagcCAGTTATACCAGGAGAAAACCTGggagattacaaaaaaaactccatCTATCAGCACAGACTATAAGCTTGCCTGgcagtatttctttctttctccttttatttgctgtacaatttatttataaatgtttacatGAATATGTTATTTGAAAGTACATAGAAGTATATATTATGTTCTATAGAGAGTGGTATACTGTTAGATTTCTATATCAAGACCCGTGCTTATTAGTCATAGTTAAACTGAGGCTCAACTTCGACTGTAAATGGTCTCTGGCTTTAAAAGCTTTGGTTATGACGTTCTTGTTCATAATTTATCGATTACTAAATCCTTGGCTGAACAAAGGCATGAATACTAGTCACTAACTATCCcgcttttaaaaaagaagataatggAGAGCACAAAGACAGTCTATACTAAGAGCTGAGGTACAACAAAACTACTAGCAGAGGTCGATAAGAGAACAGCTGTGCTGAGGGATTGAACTGCCCTGAGCTGCATTGATCCAAGACAATGAGGACCCACAGTTATTGTAAGAAAGGCCAGTGTTTCCACCATTCTTAAAAAATCACTAAAGGCCACACAGGACAAGTTTTGTTGTTCCAGCAGCCTTTGTCAAAGATAAATCAATGTAGAGGCAGTTTAAATAAAAGCTAATCTGTCCCTGTTCAGATTCTGAAGTCGCGGTACGTACAGTACCTGTCTTCTACtgtattgattgtatttttcttgCTTGGATAGAGCTTTATGGATGAATGGAGAGGATGTGGGAGGATCCAGACTGAGTGTCTGCAAGCTGTCGGCTTAGGGTCAAAGCTGTCAATTCAGTGTGACTTTGGATTGGTATTTCACTCTCAATGTACAGACAGAATTTGGCATTAAAGAGAAAAGACGCAGGTAGTAACGCAGGCATGCGTAGACTAAACCAACCAACACAAAAATAAGATGGactttattgtttaaaagtgTCTCTGCTGGTAGTAGCTCTAATCCCAAAAGCAATTTAGTAATACTATGCTCAGGGATTACTTTGTGCCCACAGGATGGAGAGCTGGACTGAGGCAGTAAAATCGTATACATAAGATCATATTTCACTGACTGGCTTTCAATTGTTTTCAGTGTAAACACAGGGGATGAAAAGGCAtgataaattatgatttattaatataatgatAGCAGtagtgctttgtttttgtcccctGCAGTCAGGCGTTTATAGTCTGTCATGCGTTTATAACTCAGCATTAGCTGATTGGTCCTGGAAACAGATGAAGATAAATGAGATTGGAAAGCAGGCAGGTAACACATGGGATGAGAACCCTCAATCAACCAAAGCAGACACACTAGTATACTGTGCACCCTTTAAGCCCTGTTTCATCATGTAAGGTGCTGGACAACACATTTTCAACCACAATATGTAACGGAAGTACATGCAAACACTGGCTCACACCTGGGAGCTGCTTAGCTGAATCTGACTGAGTAAGTAAGATCTTCTGTCAGAGTCAGATAATGAATTAAAGGTGTCCGTTAAAGTAAAGACAGTTCTTTGTAACTCCTGTTTTTCCCTGACAGTCTGGCCATTTGAACTGTCGGCCTTCTCATCGCAGCCTTGCCTCTCTTGCCATTAAGctgctcccccctccccctactcctcctcatcatcatcctccaccCCTGTATTATCTTGCATCTTTATCTTCTCGTCTGAAAAGACCTAGCACTGCTCTGCCCCCTGGGAACAGGAGCTAAAGGCACAAATGCACTGTGTTGGCTTATGCAGTCCAGTGGAGTCCACTAAGTGCTTTCCCTTTTTGACAGATATGGAAAAGATCCAGTCAGACATATGCTGTCTCATCCTTGTCCCTGATGATAtgctgaaaaagagaaagactcAAGTCTAATCCACCTATCAGGGACTGGATTGTGTTAGAGAATGTTTCTCATGACAAATGCACTTTGTAACCAAGTAACTTATATAATGCACAGTAATAGGTTATAAAAGACCTTGTAGGACGACAAAATGTTTGTGTACAATATGCACTTGGTTGTTTCTTCTCAGACAGCAGGGGAGGCTATTAGACACACCGTGTGCTTAAAATAAGGATTTTCACAGCAAATTTAGACCTCGTCATGATTCAGCAATATCACAGGATGTGAAACTTTTGAGGATAAAATAGGCTATCCTGTAATAGACTGTCTGTGATCCAAAGCTACGGTTCTGTCCTTTAGTAATTTAATAGAGCTGATATCAGCATTATCTGCGTCCTGCTGTAAACAAGATATAGGACAGGGATGGATCAATTACCTAGAGAGGCAATTCTAGACATCTTGGATGGATACTATTTTACAGTTAATACTGTTCAAAGGCCAAACTACTTTGCTTCCCTCAGTAAAACAAAATCTTTAAGTTTCCAAAACTTAATTacatattattttgtaattattcaCAAGCACAGCAGCGAAGGAAAGTTTGTAACAGAGGGGGTTGTTGGGAGTGAAGAATGTCTTTGACAAAGCTCAGAATCGACTATAACATGTCTGGTCAAGAGGAAATGTCCAGTCTGCCCTGGTTGATGTGATGAGATCTGCACTGTTCCCACCAAGAACATAAGTGACAGAGTGGATTATTTCACTGGTATGGACACGGCTCAGCGGGAGTCACAGCAATAAGGGacactttttctttccatctttagGAATCAAAACATAATctcttgtatgtgtgtgtttgtgttttgtgtgtatgtgtgtgcgcctAAACGAGTTGGAGCTTGTCTGGGCACACTGTTATGAAAGTAGAGTGGAGCATGtgctttgttgtctttttctagAAAGCCAGACCAAACATCGAGTAGCCAGTTCATCAAATCACATATATTTTACATGCAATCTGCTTAACAATGATACATGTTTAGCTTTTGTAAATTATAGAAATGTTTCAACGCCTTTTTAAAACCTCAAACGTATAAAGTCTAAATGATCCATCTTGTACATTACGGataaattagcttttttcacctcctttttcttgttttggacGTCAGCAGCTCGCGAAATGAGAAAGGCCTGACATGAGACTAGGCGgcgattttttcttttttaaacatcctCTCATGAATTTTTCAGTGAATTCGTGAATGAAAGTACACAGGGCTCTAGTTTTGCTAGCCAAGCGAATAGTGAGCCCCGTTCGTTCAGGATTAAAAATAGCAGCACCAGCCGGGCTGTGCTGAGCAGAGTGGCGGACTTAGAACTGAGGTTTGCATGATGTCCCCGCAAAAACACACTGTCTCCAGCATCCAATGATATAACTTCATCATTAACAATATCCAAACCAGAATGTACCTATCCTCGTGCAGGTTTCTTGTTAGGCTGCAGCAAGACTAATGCAATATTTAGGTCGAGTCTCATTCTATTGATAAACTATGGGATGTAATATGAGACAATGTATCATCCCTCCACCATATCAAGAATATTTCATTAAGCTATATGGATGCAGGCCTACGTGTGGGAGTGTGACGTCCAGGCCATTCAAAGTTCAACAGGCTATTGTTAATGCACGCTGCTTCCCATCTGTTTTACTGTGTTGCCTGGTGGGAAACAATCTGTGCTTCATAAGGCTACAGCTCTGACCAAGTGTGCATGCATTAAGTGTTGAAGATGTCCTATATGATCACCTCTGTTGTGACATTTGCAGAAGTAACTCTGTTGCATTCTGTGTTTTAACCCATTAAGACAAATGGACTggtctctgtctccctccctgtaTTTACACCTCAcctccactgtgtgtttgtgaaaagctgttattaaaataaaataaaaaatgaacccCAATGTGCCTGAGATACCATGCATGGGAAAACATGGAGACTAATCTGTGATGAGTGCCCCCCTTTACCTGTGGATGCAGTTCCCATAGCAACGGGAGGCCTTTCCCCGTCGTCCTGGAAAGGATGGAGTTGTTGATCCAGGTCTCCGGCGACCTCTCCGCCTCCCGGCTGACAGTCCTCCCGGAGCTCTCCGAAGCGGGTCGGTGTGTTCCCGTACAGGCCGTTCCTCTCACAGTCATCCCCAAACCACCTCCCCTCCGAGCCTCGCTCCTCTCCGGGCTGAGCAGACATGCTGGTATCGGACAGAAGAGACACTAAA contains:
- the rtn1a gene encoding reticulon-1a isoform X1 is translated as MSAQPGEERGSEGRWFGDDCERNGLYGNTPTRFGELREDCQPGGGEVAGDLDQQLHPFQDDGERPPVAMGTASTDDPMSGLFRKPMNDDGDVYTSLMSNQSFTSGREDSYLSDDLKPSKPSSGSSALDQFSSDTYSFSSSTKMTSSLADDMPKSLFGSDKTESYNYMDISHGDEHHDQHSLVDTGSTGHDSLGSYMDKNHGRDEEEEENLGSALGSHSFPYVEEPSDEELSDYRSYRNLGGTPQTASPVKITLTESHPQTAKTELQPQAPPVSVSERENVLSVGLQGVPTVTLSEPEDDSPASTPNASPTQKEFPSNDMFKADAVKPAASKSSPSTKPGSREHDGSSAESGDSEIELVSEEPPKSTSNPFVQPNKSKGTFSQPNNPFDNPPVAKGGFGLAGNHAPPTAYSILREEREAELDSDLFIESASEESPKREQVLCGPKQAVRPPSPLVPSAVPPSSTAEVAPAQPGITEKIKTPVKTEEDRPSKPKPPTAAVPPEVRSEKPHQDDMHKYTNEGKGDLGKPAASNFLQGFDKQKAIDLLYWRNVKQSGAVFSSVLLLLFSLTQFSVVSVGAYLALAALSATISFRIYKSVLQAVQKTDEGHPFKAYLEIEIALSQDQISKYADKILLYTNTCMKELRRLFLVQDLIDSLKFAVLMWLLTYVGALFNGLTLLILAVVSMFSMPVVYEKHQAQIDQYVGLIRTQVNSVVGKIQAKIPGAKRKEE